One Alnus glutinosa chromosome 3, dhAlnGlut1.1, whole genome shotgun sequence genomic region harbors:
- the LOC133863968 gene encoding uncharacterized protein LOC133863968 — translation MAVMEKLKIFIVQEPVVAASCLIAGVGLFLPAVVRPILDSFEASKQVPQPALSDVVAGMTGKK, via the exons atggcggTAATGGAGAAGCTGAAGATTTTCATAGTGCAAGAGCCAGTAGTCGCAGCTTCTTGCCTCATCGCTGGCGTTG GCCTCTTCCTTCCAGCGGTTGTGAGGCCCATTCTTGACTCCTTCGAAGCATCTAAACAAGTTCCCCAGCCTGCTTTAAGTGAT GTGGTTGCAGGTATGACTGGTAAGAAATAA
- the LOC133863783 gene encoding uncharacterized protein LOC133863783 isoform X2, whose translation MAAAEARVVWQRTANRCFVQEDAKRAPKLACCQSSSSASEQVDAIPNNTAEWPDRPASGFMPNRNSSFSNLSPDTRWWLQLQPSYGYQKGVTYEQLNALEAEVETLRADSANSTTNMSDEVNPQKEDIIHIEDHKSSECSLDMQYGLSPVRMNTASEVRKQEVQALCSKNPKEYLELRDMSGNYEFVGMDRVGCPVSKQANEFCLDPDSPWIGSSKTEPWWRTTDKDELASLVMKNSLNHIENCDLPPPQKMYVRRHPYAHSGCFDHDEALASSFDWKAQTSSISNRTHVQVCPDSLKTHGNERASSEGRCSQCGSDKSFSYSTNHKDIKEMPQVSEGDPCKAQLMEALCHSQTRAREAERAAKQAYAEKEHILKLFFRQASQLFAHKQWFKLLQLETLYIQIKNNDPSISALFPVVAPWTSYKGGRKQRKSWQKATKGRRVKRGRPVHDIKKYAAAFALGLSLVGAGLLLGWTVGWMLPPF comes from the exons ATGGCGGCAGCAGAAGCAAGAGTTGTATGGCAGAGAACAGCTAATCGGTGCTTTGTCCAAGAAGATGCGAAAAGAGCTCCCAAGTTAGCTTGCTGCCAGTCATCATCTTCAGCATCCGAACAAGTTGATGCTATACCTAACAATACAGCTGAATGGCCAGATCGTCCTGCATCAGGTTTTATGCCAAACAGGAATTCTTCATTTTCCAATCTATCACCTGACACAAGATGGTGGCTCCAATTGCAACCTAGCTATGGGTACCAAAAGGGTGTAACTTATGAACAGTTGAATGCATTGGAGGCTGAAGTGGAAACCTTAAGAGCTGACTCTGCAAATTCAACAACAAATATGTCTGATGAGGTCAACCCGCAAAAAGAAGACATTATTCATATTGAAGATCATAAGAGCAGTGAATGTTCTCTTGATATGCAATATGGTCTCTCTCCTGTTCGTATGAATACAGCTTCTGAAGTAAGAAAGCAAGAGGTACAGGCTCTATGTAGTAAGAATCCCAAGGAATATCTCGAACTAAGGGACATGAGTGGAAATTATGAATTTGTGGGTATGGATCGTGTTGGTTGTCCAGTTTCCAAGCAAGCCAATGAGTTTTGCTTGGATCCAGATTCTCCGTGGATTGGGAGTAGTAAGACCGAGCCATGGTGGCGAACAACAGATAAAGATGAATTGGCCTCCTTGGTCATGAAGAATTCACTTAACCATATCGAAAATTGTGATCTTCCCCCACCTCAGAAAATGTATGTAAGGAGACACCCATATGCTCATAGTGGGTGCTTTGACCATGATGAAGCATTGGCATCGTCTTTTGATTGGAAGGCCCAAACTAGTAGTATTTCCAATAGGACTCATGTACAGGTCTGTCCTGATTCTTTAAAAACACATGGAAACGAGAGGGCTTCATCTGAAGGACGGTGTTCACAATGTGGTTCTGACAAGTCATTCAG TTATAGTACAAACCACAAGGATATTAAAGAGATGCCACAAGTTTCTGAAGGTGACCCTTGCAAAGCTCAGCTGATGGAAGCACTCTGCCATTCTCAAACACGTGCAAGGGAAGCTGAGAGGGCAGCAAAGCAGGCTTATGCTGAGAAGGAGCACATTCTTAAGCTCTTCTTCAGACAAGCCTCACAACTATTTGCCCATAAGCAGTGGTTCAAACTGCTGCAGCTGGAAACCCTTTATATTCAGATTAAGAATAATGACCCGTCAATTTCCGCCCTATTTCCTGTGGTCGCTCCGTGGACGTCTTACAAAGGAGGTCGGAAACAGCGGAAAAGCTGGCAGAAGGCTACCAAGGGGAGAAGAGTCAAGCGAGGGCGACCCGTACATGATATCAAAAAGTACGCTGCTGCTTTTGCATTAGGGTTGAGTCTTGTTGGCGCCGGCTTGCTCCTAGGATGGACTGTAGGGTGGATGTTACCTCCTTTCTAG
- the LOC133863966 gene encoding uncharacterized protein At4g00950, producing the protein MGSEAEAVGSLTPKLPLFSVPLMQSTEPSGMLTPPLHSSASVPFRWEEEPGKPRPCTALATVTDVFATKCLELPPRLLTTSDTRLPSPTTVLEGPYVGRSKFQSSSFRISRECYGSFSHERAQLGAPASAPSKRGWLGSWGRRAFKSKKEVGGCSHVFPSSVDKESDCGSAGESNSKKGKMTRIRRAGSLSSLSHARSHFWATICEGLKQVVPWGNRKLKKDRDRIVI; encoded by the exons atgggaagCGAGGCAGAGGCAGTGGGAAGCTTGACACCGAAGCTACCACTCTTCTCAGTCCCACTGATGCAGTCAACGGAGCCTTCAGGCATGCTAACCCCGCCACTCCATAGCTCAGCCTCGGTCCCATTTCGCTGGGAAGAAGAACCAGGCAAACCCAGGCCCTGCACCGCTCTCGCCACCGTCACTGACGTCTTTGCCACCAAGTGCTTGGAGCTGCCTCCAAGGCTGCTGACGACGTCGGATACAAGACTGCCTTCGCCCACCACGGTCTTGGAGGGTCCTTACGTGGGCAGGTCTAAATTTCAGTCTTCTTCGTTTAGAATCAGCAGGGAGTGCTATGGATCTTTTAGTCACGAGAGAGCCCAGCTTGGGGCTCCGGCTTCGGCTCCTAGCAAGAGAGGTTGGCTTGGTTCTTGGGGCAGGAGGGCtttcaaaagtaaaaaagagGTTGGAGGGTGTAGTCATGTCTTCCCATCTTCCGTTGATAAAGAGAGTGATTGTGGTAGTGCCGGAGAGAGCAACAGTAAAAAGGGGAAGATGACCAGGATTAGAAGGGCAGGCAGCTTATCTAGTCTCTCCCACGCCAGGTCTCATTTCTGG GCAACTATATGCGAGGGCTTGAAGCAGGTGGTTCCATGGGGGAATAGGAAGCTGAAGAAAGATAGGGATAGGATTGTGATTTAG
- the LOC133863783 gene encoding uncharacterized protein LOC133863783 isoform X1: MAAAEARVVWQRTANRCFVQEDAKRAPKLACCQSSSSASEQVDAIPNNTAEWPDRPASGFMPNRNSSFSNLSPDTRWWLQLQPSYGYQKGVTYEQLNALEAEVETLRADSANSTTNMSDEVNPQKEDIIHIEDHKSSECSLDMQYGLSPVRMNTASEVRKQEVQALCSKNPKEYLELRDMSGNYEFVGMDRVGCPVSKQANEFCLDPDSPWIGSSKTEPWWRTTDKDELASLVMKNSLNHIENCDLPPPQKMYVRRHPYAHSGCFDHDEALASSFDWKAQTSSISNRTHVQVCPDSLKTHGNERASSEGRCSQCGSDKSFSSYSTNHKDIKEMPQVSEGDPCKAQLMEALCHSQTRAREAERAAKQAYAEKEHILKLFFRQASQLFAHKQWFKLLQLETLYIQIKNNDPSISALFPVVAPWTSYKGGRKQRKSWQKATKGRRVKRGRPVHDIKKYAAAFALGLSLVGAGLLLGWTVGWMLPPF, encoded by the exons ATGGCGGCAGCAGAAGCAAGAGTTGTATGGCAGAGAACAGCTAATCGGTGCTTTGTCCAAGAAGATGCGAAAAGAGCTCCCAAGTTAGCTTGCTGCCAGTCATCATCTTCAGCATCCGAACAAGTTGATGCTATACCTAACAATACAGCTGAATGGCCAGATCGTCCTGCATCAGGTTTTATGCCAAACAGGAATTCTTCATTTTCCAATCTATCACCTGACACAAGATGGTGGCTCCAATTGCAACCTAGCTATGGGTACCAAAAGGGTGTAACTTATGAACAGTTGAATGCATTGGAGGCTGAAGTGGAAACCTTAAGAGCTGACTCTGCAAATTCAACAACAAATATGTCTGATGAGGTCAACCCGCAAAAAGAAGACATTATTCATATTGAAGATCATAAGAGCAGTGAATGTTCTCTTGATATGCAATATGGTCTCTCTCCTGTTCGTATGAATACAGCTTCTGAAGTAAGAAAGCAAGAGGTACAGGCTCTATGTAGTAAGAATCCCAAGGAATATCTCGAACTAAGGGACATGAGTGGAAATTATGAATTTGTGGGTATGGATCGTGTTGGTTGTCCAGTTTCCAAGCAAGCCAATGAGTTTTGCTTGGATCCAGATTCTCCGTGGATTGGGAGTAGTAAGACCGAGCCATGGTGGCGAACAACAGATAAAGATGAATTGGCCTCCTTGGTCATGAAGAATTCACTTAACCATATCGAAAATTGTGATCTTCCCCCACCTCAGAAAATGTATGTAAGGAGACACCCATATGCTCATAGTGGGTGCTTTGACCATGATGAAGCATTGGCATCGTCTTTTGATTGGAAGGCCCAAACTAGTAGTATTTCCAATAGGACTCATGTACAGGTCTGTCCTGATTCTTTAAAAACACATGGAAACGAGAGGGCTTCATCTGAAGGACGGTGTTCACAATGTGGTTCTGACAAGTCATTCAG CAGTTATAGTACAAACCACAAGGATATTAAAGAGATGCCACAAGTTTCTGAAGGTGACCCTTGCAAAGCTCAGCTGATGGAAGCACTCTGCCATTCTCAAACACGTGCAAGGGAAGCTGAGAGGGCAGCAAAGCAGGCTTATGCTGAGAAGGAGCACATTCTTAAGCTCTTCTTCAGACAAGCCTCACAACTATTTGCCCATAAGCAGTGGTTCAAACTGCTGCAGCTGGAAACCCTTTATATTCAGATTAAGAATAATGACCCGTCAATTTCCGCCCTATTTCCTGTGGTCGCTCCGTGGACGTCTTACAAAGGAGGTCGGAAACAGCGGAAAAGCTGGCAGAAGGCTACCAAGGGGAGAAGAGTCAAGCGAGGGCGACCCGTACATGATATCAAAAAGTACGCTGCTGCTTTTGCATTAGGGTTGAGTCTTGTTGGCGCCGGCTTGCTCCTAGGATGGACTGTAGGGTGGATGTTACCTCCTTTCTAG